TATGTTGTCTGCTCTCGATTTAAAAAGGGGTAAACATCTCAATGTTATCTACTTAGATCTAGTGAATTTTCAGAAAAAACTGTTTAAATCTACATTTAATAGTTCCCCATTCATGTGATggattattcatttgtttttcatttaatttcagctgGCCAACATCATAGTTTTGGTAAGTTTAGTACTTTTTTATAATCTAATAATATAAGGACAATTTCTATTTTTCCAGTCAATAAATACAAACCCATAAATAACTGGACACAGAATGCATTGCAACATTTATCACAGCTAAAGATACCTGAAAGTGAATTAATCTGGTAAAATCTATTGGAATAATTTATGGTTCATTTTATGTCATGCATAACTCAGATAGTTTGGGAGATGAGGCAAAATAGTTCTCACTGAGTAAAGTTTTTCTTACAGCTCCTGAGTTTGCTGCTGGTAAGACATATGTGTACAAATATGAGGCATGGCTCCTGGGCGGCCTGCCAGAGGAAGGCTTGGCAAAAGCCGGACTCAAAGTCAGCAGCAAAGTTCTCATCAGTGCCGCAGCCCAAAACTATTACATGCTGAAGGTAAAGACCAAATTGTGTTCAAGTAAAGATCTTTCCAttctaaaaatgaaaactgcCCCATAATAAATCTTGTTTTTACACTCTAGCTTGTGGAACCAGAGATCTATGAATACAGTGGAGTCTGGCCTCAGGATCCTGTAATCCCAGCAACCAAGCTGACATCAGCCCTGGCAGCCCAGCTCATGACTCCCATCAAGTTTGAGTACGCCAATGGTGTTGTTGGAAAAATGTTCGCCCCTGAGGGAATCTCAACAATGGTGCTGAACGTTTACAGAGGTATCCTGAATGTCCTTCAGCTCAACATCAAGAAGACACAGAATGTCTACGAGTTGCAGGAGGTTTGTCAAAGATACTCCGGTACTGATTAGAAATCCATTACAGGACAGGAAGTTGAATACCCCAATAAGCATATGCTTTTCTCATTAGGCCGGAGCTCAGGGTGTGTGCAAGACCCTCTATGCCATCACTGAAGACGAAAAGGCTGAGCGTATCCTTCTGACAAAGACCAGAGATCTGAACCACTGTCAGGAGAAGATCATGAAGGACATGGGGTTGGCATACACTCAAAAATGTGCAAAGTGCCAGCAAGTATGCTCACACCAGTTTTATTTTCCGATTACATCCACGAAAGTAGAAAATATGGCGTGATTAAGCAGCTATGTGGTTTCCCTTCACAGGATTCAAAGAACCTGAGAGGAACCACAGCATATAAATACATCTTGAAGCCAGTTGCTGGTGGCATCTTGATCCTGGAGGCAGCTGTTAATGAGCTGATCAGATTCTCACCTTTTACTGAGATGAACGGAGCTGCTCAGATGCAGACCAAGTATGTCAATAGATACTGAGAATGTGATAATGGCAATGTTTGAAttaaacagagctgcagattaACCTTTTTTGTATTACTTTAAAGGCAATCCTTGGTCTTCCTTGAGATTCAGAGGGCTCCTGTTGTACCCATCGAAGCTCAGTATCTTCACCGTGGTTCTCTTAAGTATGAGTTTTCCACTGAGCTTCTTCAGACACCCATTCAGCTCATCAAGATTAACAATGTGCAGGCCCAGGTATCGTTTCGGACTGCTCTAAATGAATAGCTACGTCATGAATGACTCTCTGCTGTATTAAATGACTTCCCCTTCAATCCTGTGTTCTTAGATTGCGGAGATTCTGAATTATCTGGTTGCCCACAATATGGAGAGAGTCCACGAGGATGCCCCTCTTAAGTTTTTGGAACTTATTCAGGTCCTCCGTGCAGCCCGCTTTGAAGACCTTGAAATGCTTTGGAGCCAGTACAGAACAAAACCTGCCTACAGGTGACTTAGACTACATGTGAATgagatgtaaaaatatatgtatataaagtaTGAATACAGGTTCGCTCACTCCATTTTCATCTTTCAGACAGTGGATCTTGGATGCCATCCCTGCCATTGGAacttctgctgctctgagatTCATCAAGGAGAAATTCCTGGTTGATGACATAACTGTTGCTGAAACAGCTCAGGCTTTGATTGCATCTATTCACATGGTGACAGCAAACACTGAGGTCATCAAGCTGGTTGAGGTGGGTAAACCACAAAGCAGGTTACTCTGTCCATATTAAGAATAGAATCTGGCACATTTCTGATTGTTGTGCTCTTGTAGGCCCTGGCAGTCAACAGCAAAATAGTGGAAAACCCAGTTCTGCGTGAGATCGTCCTCCTTGGCTATGGTACCATGATTTCAAAATACTGTGCTGAGATGGCTGTCTGCCCTGCAGAACTCATAAAGGTGAcaacctttttcttttgttattgcTTCAAACTCTTTTGCACTTTTCTGGATAAGAAGAGATTTAACTGTGTCATTTCCTCCCAACAGCCCATCCAGGACCTCCTTGCAGAGGCTGTTGCTAAAGATGAGACCCAGGATATCATCTTGCTCCTGAAGGTTTTGGGTAATGCTGGTCATCCTTCTAGCCTTAAGCCAATCACCAAGATCCTGCCCATACATGGCACTGCAGCTGCATCTCTGCCCATGAGAGTCCATGCTGATGCCATCATGGCTTTGAGGAACATTGCAAAGAAGGAGCCCAGAATGGTGAACTCTCAACACCAAGGGTATTTCAAGGTATTCTAGTTTTTTACGTATAACTCCATACTGAGGTTGCGTTCTGTTGTAAATTAGATCCAGGAACTGGCACTCCAAGTCTACATGGACAAGGCTCTTCACCCAGAGCTTCGTATGCTTGCATGCATCGTGCTGTTTGAGACAAGGCCTGCAATTGGTCTGGTGACAACTCTTGCCAACATTGTGAAGACAGAGGAGAATCTGCAGGTAGCAAGTTTCACTTATTCTCACATGAAGTCCCTGACCAGGAGCACCGCTGCTATCCATGCATCAGTGTAAGAGCAGCAGCCTGATCCCCATTCACAATCAGGTCTATCTCCTGATGTCTGCATGCTCAgttcttttatgttttcattgcagTGCTGCAGCTTGCAATGTTGCCATCAAAATCTTAAACCCAAGGCTGAACAGACTGAGCTTGCGTTTCAGCAAAGCCATCCACATGGACATCTATAACAGTACGACCAATGTCACATCTTGTTTTAATTACCTCAAGATTCTTTATTTCAGTAGTACAAACTATCTGCATCTCGTCAAACTCTTTCAGACCCTTTGATGCTTGGGGCTGCTGCCAGCACTTTCTACATCAATGATGTCGCCACCATTCTGCCCAGATCTGTTGTGGCTACGACCAGTGCATACtttgctggagctgctgctgatgttctgGAGGTAAAGGGAAAAGAAAGTGCCTGCCCTCTAAGGTATTCAATAAGTAATTTGAAAGTAACCTTTTTAACATGTTGAATATTTCCTAGGTTGGAGTAAGAACTGAGGGACTCCAGGAGGCTCTTCTGAAAAACCCTGCTTTTATTGACAATGCTGACAGGATAACCAAAATGAAGCGCATCCTTAAGGCTGTAAGCAATCAAACACCCAGAGGTCACAAATACAAGAATATAACAGCATAGCAAGCTATTGATGAGTTGGATTGTGTGTTACCTTTTTTCCCACAGCTCTCTGAGTTCAGGTCTCTGCCCACCAGAACACCTCTGGCCTCTATCTATCTCAAATCAGTTatttaaaaatcaattaattttaTGAGAGTATGTTAACGTAGGACTTACATaatcaaatcacattttgtttacagAAGATATAGTGTTTAAGTTACTGTTTTCTTCCTCATGCAGCTTTCTGAGTGGAGGGCTCATCCTTCCAGCCAGCCCCTGGCCTCTGTGTATGTGAAATTCTTCGGACAGGAAATTGCCTTTGCCAACATTGACAAAGCCATGATTGACCAGGCCATTGCGGTATAACTGAAATCTGTCACATCAATTTCACAACAAATTGTTTATCACTTCTTgaatatctatttatttttgcaaGACACAATAGTTCTGATAAATTCTGTCCTACAGTTTGCCACCGGTCCCTCCCTTCAGACACTTGGTAAGAACGCTGTGAGGGATCTGCTGTCTGGTGCTTCCTTCCACTTAACTAAGCCTCTGCTGGCAACTGAGGTGAGGCGTATCCTGCCTACTGCTGCTGGTCTTCCAATGGAGCTCAGTCTgtacactgctgctgtgaccgCTGCTACTGTTCAATGTAAGCACAATTCAGAATGTTAAAGGTCCCACTTAGCCCACTAATCTAGTTTATGTTACAAGAAAAGGTGCTGACTGTCTTGAATTACTTGAATACGGACATTTGTGAATGCAAATACATACAATTATAATATCTTGTAAAACACCTAATATTGACCCCTATACCAAATAGTCTTTGTAAACTCACAAAagcaaatgtctttttattacTGCCACATTGCTTTACctaagaaaaaaggaaacagtgcTATTGGCTTTAATAAAAAGGTACATAATATCATGTAATAGTTGAATCAAGAGCAGCCAAAGTATTATGGTTAAGTGGTGATGGAtgggtttatttatttttttagtcaAGGCCACCACAACACCAGCTCTACCAGAAAACTTCCATCTTTCTCACCTTCTGAAGACAGACATTCAGCTTGAGACTGAGATCAGACCAAGGTGGGTACAATGTCTGACACTAAAATACAAAGAGAGTGCAAAATATATCACGTCATGAAATTAAGCATATAAatgtcctcttcttctagcatTGCTGTGAACACATTTGCTGTGATGGGGGTAAACACTGCCATACTCCAGGCTGCCCTGCTCTCAAGAGCAAAACTCAACTCCATTGTTCCCGCCAAGATTGCCGCAAGACTCGACATCGCTGAGGGCCACTTTAAGATCAAAGTTCTGCCTGTGTCTGTGCCTGAACATGTTGCAGCTGTGCAGTAAGCCTTTCTGACACTTAAACTTTTATCACTTGTATGATGTATTTATCTTTGGAGTCTaagttctttttctttcaacagTGTCGAAACTTTTGCTGTGGCAAGAAATATTGAGGATCTTAGTGCAGCAAAAATCACTCCCCTCATCCCTGCTAAAGTCTTTGAGCCCATCTCAAGAGAGATTCTCACATCAAAGTTTGCTTCATCTGTTGCTGCTAGTCTGGTGAGCTTTAAACATTGTCTTTAAAGAAAGCTACAACAGTCTATCGACATTTACAATCTTATCAACGTCTTTCTTTTAATAGTCAAAATCCTCAGAGATCATTCACCAAGATGTGGCAGCTGCCAAGCCTGCCATTGTGAAGCCTAAAGCAGCTCAGTTTGAGAAGAAGTACTGTGCTAAAGCTACTGCCATTGGACTGAAGGGCTGTTTCAAGATTGCCACTGAAAACGCTGCTTTCATCAGGGACATTGCTCTGTACAAACTGGCCGGAAGGCACTCTGTTGTTCTTTCTTTGAAACCAAGTAAGTATTGAGAACATGAGACATTTTGTAGAGGCAGTGTGCACAAAGAACTTATTGATGGaattatttaattatattttcagTTGAAGGGGAAGTCATTGAGAGGCTGGAGATGGAGGTTCAAGTAGGACCAAAGGCTGCAGAGAAGCTCATTAAACAGATCAACCTGAGTGAAGAAGAAATTGTTGAGGGCAGACCAGTTTTGATGAAGCTAAAGAAAATTCTGGCTCCTCGTCTGAAGAATGCCACCtcatcgtcttcctcctcctctggctccagCAGTTATCATTCAAGCAGCaggtcctcctccagctcctcatctCGTTTCAACAGCAAGGCCATTGATGCAGCTGTTCCAACCATAAGACTTCACAgtaggagcagcagcagcagcagcataagTAGCAGCAGCTCTTCCAGATCTGTGAGCAGATCTTCCAGGTCCAGCTCTGCATCAAGCCTTGCATCACTCTTCAGTGCCAGCTCAAGTTCCTCTCGCTCCAGTgcccgtttcacaaaggcaAACACCTAGAATGTGTTTTCTGACTTTGTATGGAAGAATTTTAACGTATATACATATCACAGTAAGTGATGAGTCtgacaaaaaaatatttgttttgaaCAGAAAGTGATTTATCCTCACAAGTTCCAAAAGAACCACAAGCAGCAGGTACGTTTGGGTGGTGCTTCAAACAATGACAATGTATTGGCCAGATTGAACATGTTAACTTGTGTTGCAGCTTTTCACAGTGGCCTGTAACTTCCATATATTATTGTTGTAGGCTGTCACCTCTCAAGCCACCTCAGCAGTACTTTCCAGGAGCAGAAGCAGTGCCTCAAGCTTTGAGGCCATCCGCAGACAGGTGAATTGTGGTCACCGTaaattagaaagaaaaaatcaTTCTTCAACATTTTGCACTGATGCGTTTGTTGGTcttttcacacaaactaatCCTGATTGTTCTCACAGAATAAATTCCTTGGCAATGAAGTGGCTCCTACCTTTGCCATCATCTTCCGTGCTGTCAGAGCTGATAAAAAGGTGCTAGGATATCAACTGGCATTCTACTTGGACAGACCTACCGCCAGAGTTCAGATTATTCTGGCGGCCTTGGCTGCTGATAACAACTGGAAGTTCTGTGCTGATGGAGCTCTGCTTAGCAAGCACAAAGTCACAGTAAGACAATGTCTTGTTTAGATCATAGATCTTAAAACATACTATAAAAATACTACAGTTAAAAATCAGATGCCTTATCATCGCATCTACTGTCTCGCAATAGGCTAGAATCGGTTGGGGAGCAGAATGCAAGCAGTATGATACCACGGTCACAGCTGAGACTGGTCTTGTTGGTCCAAGCCCTGCAGCTCGCCTCAGAGTGGCCTGGAATGAACTACCTTCTGCTTTTAAACACTACGCAAAGAAGTAGGAAACTTCCTAAGGACTGTCTTTAGCCTTCTCACATACAATACTGACCCTCTAAAATGCTGGATATTTGGAAATTTGTGGGGTCCTCTACACTGAGAgctgtgtctggtctgctgctgggggtGCTGTCCTCGGGTCCCTTCAGCCTGGCCGGTCGGGGGGGCTGGTCTTGGTATAGGGGTCCGCCTGTCTGTTGGAGTCAGGGGGGCCCGGGTGCTGGCGCTCCCTGTGTTCATAGTCTGCCACGACTCCTCTCAGTAcggacggccccaaaggtggcgtTTTCCTCGATCCTCAGTGTCTTGCCATGTCTCGCTACTCtcgctactgtctgtggtgagaatgtctgtgtgtgtgtgtgtgtgtgtgtgcatgtatgcatatgtgcatgtgtgtgtttgtgtgtgtatgcatgtagtTGAGGGTGTGTATACGTACATacggagggtgggagggatgggttttctctgttgttctgttttcatttctaatgtttttaactgttgtaaaacactttgtgttgcattttattatgtatgaaaagtgctatataaataaagtttgattgattgattgaaattATTTTGCAGGGTGTGTGACAACATTCCTGCTTACATGCTGGCTGGCTGGATACAAGGAAAGGATGAAAACAGTGTCAAGCAGCTCTCATTAACAGTGGTTGCCACGTCTGACAGGACCCTTGACCTCATTTGGAAAACACCAACAGTATGAATAATTTAGCAGTTCTGCCAAAATGTGaagtaatgtttgtttttacctttttccCTAATAATTGTGAATCATTCTGTCAACAGCGTACTGTCTATAAGCTGGCTCTGCATCTTCCCATTGCTCTGCCACTTGATGAAATCAAAGGTCTCACCCCCTTTGATGGCCTTGCTGATAATACCCACTACTTGTTTGCCAAGGCTGGCACAGGTAATGCATGACCTTACTgcttaaaatgaaatgcaatggCAGCTATCTGTGGCTGTGTGCTAAAGAGTATAACATAATTTTTTGCTTCACAGCCGAATGTAGCTTTCTGAGAGACACACTGACCACATTCAACAGCAGGAGGTACAAGAACGAGATGCCAGTGTCTTGCTACCAAGTTCTGGCACAGGATTGCACCAGTGAGCTGAAATTCATGGTTCTGCTAAAGAAAGACCACGTTGAGCAGAACCATATCAATGTGAAGATTGCTGACATGTGAGTATGTATTAAAAACAAGATAGAAACTGTGGTTTTCATCCGCAATCTGACAAAACTAAACACTTTCATTTCTGCACGTGTAGTGATATTGACCTGTACCCAAAGAACAGTGACGTGATTGTGAAGGTCAATGGAATGGAAATCCCCATCAGCAACCTGCCATACCAGCATCCCACAGGTTTCTATACATATTTAGCCCACCATCAAAGTTCTTGCACTGTAGTAGCAGCATGTGACTTAATATTGCAAACCACCCATCATGGTTTCAATACCGCAAAGTTGTTAGATTCTTTGCATGTGTTGTACAGTGTCTAAACCGGCTTGAAGTAATGATTATGATCCTGCTTTGTTCTTACAGCTAAAATCCAGATCAGGCCAAAGGGTGAAGGCATCTCTGTGTACGCTCCCACCCATGGTCTTCATGAAGTCTACTTTGACAGGAACTCATGGATGGTAAATGCAATATCAATTatgagaaaacaagacaaagacatCTGCTGAGGGCTATTACACTTTTGATGCATTTGACAGACACTGTATAACTGATGTCTGTAATGTCTCATTTGATCTTGCCATGCAGATTAAAGTTGTGGACTGGATGAAGGGACAGAcctgtggactctgtggaaaGGCTGATGGGGAAGTCAGACAGGAGTACGTCACGCCCAACGGCCGTCTGACCAAGAACGCAGCCAGTTTCGCTCATTCTTGGGTTCTGCCAGCCGAGAGCTGCAGGGACACCACAGGTGAGACGCAAAGTTCATCGTGGAATTACAACAACATCCTTTTTCAGACAGTTCCACCCACTTTTCCAACATAATAGTTCTATCACTGCGTTTAGTTAAATTAAGTCTTTGTAACATTTAATGATGCACTAAATCCATCAGAAACTCACTTATCAACACCTTTCTACAGAATGCCGTATGAAGCTTGAATCTGTGCAGCTGGAGAAGCAGGTTGACATCCATGGCCAGGAATCCAAGTGTTACTCTGTTGAGCCTGTGCTGCGCTGCCTGCCCGGATGCTTCCCCGTGAAGACCACCACCGTCACTGTTGGCTTCCACTGCCTGCCAACTGGTGAGTCTGCCAGAAATCACAGCTGGTTCAAGTGATGTGGAGAAAAATACAGTTCCTGATTGCTCTCCTTCCTTCACTTGTACAGATTCTGCCCTGAATCGCCCAGAGAGTCTGAGCAACATCTACAACAACAGTGTGGACCTGAGGGACACAGCGGAGGCCCACCTggcctgcagctgcactgctcaGTGTGCTTAATAACACTtgcatcatgtgtttgttttgaatgtcattttaaataaaCTGCATCTCAAAATAAGTTTTcttacacttttttttattaggcTGACTTCACAGAGCTTCAGTGTTGCACTACTTCAaggaaaatgcagaaatgtatGATAAATGTCCCTCCAACCTATTATTGACAATCAGTGTGCTGATTCTctaaaaacaaatcttttatccTGCTGAAATAATATTCATCAGAAACTTATTTTTCGCTTTTAATTGAACAGTTTCGCAGGTTTATACCATTATTGTGCAAAAGGATCTCAAtataaacaacagcagagaaaactagttaaaactagctccacAAAAAATCCAATctcaggtgatagtatcatgatttggtatgaaaggggcatccccacttttttggaatcagggttgtattagagatattaatcaataatgtgaatgtttgaaaaaactgcagttcaaTTCAGCTCCTATACATGCAATAGCAAGACTGACTAACCATAAAAGCAGGCGAAAAAGTGATTTATTACAGTACTCACCTCATCATTAGACAGTcctgtcaaactgctgcttcagtgtgtgaTTTACCTCAATGAAGATGACACCAATGAAGGACAGGTGAATCTGCTCTGTTGATCCCAGACACAGACTTATTTCTGATAGAGGTCAATAAAGGTCAAATGACCAGAAACTTGTGCTTCAAGAATGTGTAATGAATGTTTCAAGAATACAAGATTGTCTAGAATACATCGTGTTACATTCCTGTTTTAAGAATTACTCTAACCTGTCAATAAAAAGCCactaaaataaacatgttaatttaaaaaaatggtGAGAGGAATTTACATTCATACTGAAATCAGAGCGCTCtaatgtcagtgtcagagtTCTACTTGTGTTAAATTCTACAGCCTTTCTTCCTATTTAACAGAACACATCACTCTGTACTAACGTAACTGCAGCAGTTACTAGAAAACAATGCTGTCAACCACATTTCTATATTAAACTATAGAAACATACTTCGTATTTAACCCGGTTTTCTTATTGCATTCATTGAAACAGCAGCATTGAGTCTACATTCTAAAACATAATGCCAGTTGACAGGCGTAACATGAGAACAGAAGCTGAAAAGCTGTGATATCAACAGCAACATTTAGGCAAGTTTGAGCACAACAGCGACCATCAACCAGGGCCAAGCGGCATCTCGTTCCAGGGACACATGACCTTATGTGGCGCACCTGCACTGCTGAAACATACCAGCCTCAGACTAAGATCCTAGATGTAACGTATGACTGCAAAAACAAGATTTACAgtacaacataaataaatacatttgtcacgtaaactaaaaataaactaGGAAGACATTAAGAGAGAAACAATTAGATAGACTTTctctcagcacagcacagaacaCCAGCAGCTATGCAGTTTGGCTTCGACTGCTCCCCAATTTCACAGTCTACCTGCAAGTGTTTGGCATTCGCAAATCAGGTGAAATGTCCTCCATCGTCCATGATTAATGGACATCGACATTGATTCTGATTCAAATGATCAAAGTTTTTGGCTTCATATAGAGCTGTTCTTTTCCTTTGtgagtgtgctgctgctgtggccttCACTGTCATTCCACTGCCTGTGCTGAACTGGAGcatttccattaaaaaagaTGCTTGATTCTTCAGCAGTCTTTCTCTTTGGTTTGGTGGAGCTGGAAAGCAAAGGTGACAAACAGTCAGGGACACACGACAGCAGCATTAATTTACCGGTGCATCATGCCATGATTTACAATAATGTGACGACCATTGCCTTGTTTGATTTATTACATTGTTTacttcctgcttcttcttcttttttaactgAAGCTTCTTCCTAATGCAATttcccctttgctgctgtagcACTGTACATTTCCCTGACGTGAGATTAGTAAAGGATCATCTCATCTTATTTCACAAATCATTGCGCAAATAAAGACACTGTACCTGTTTTCTGGGATCAGGCAAAGTGTGCGATACAGGTCGGCTGTTGATGGTGATGTGAGTGGAACACATCTGGGTGTGGGAGGGGTTGTGTCAGACGGGCATTTGATGAGCTTTTCTGGAGCCGACACTACACTCGCCTTTGTTTCGGCTGCAAACATAAGAcgaaactttattgatcctcgtCAGGAAAGTGAATTAATTTACAACCTCGATTCCAAAATGGCTGGGAtgataaagcaaataaaacagcatgagataatttgctaatcaattttgacatgtactcagttgaaaacagtaaaaagacaatatgtttattATCTGAACTCATCAACTTTGGCACATTGTTACACCTACaattatcattatcattcaGCTTATTAATTGCAATTACAATAGAAAAATTGACTTTGGAAGAGTCTAATATCAACGTAAAGGTGATCTGGTCCAGTGCAGTATAAAGCAGTAGACACTCACATATTAAAAAGGCACTTTTAGACTTTGACATAGGGGGTTTCTTTGAGTCAGCAAATGGGCTCAGGTTTAAAAACTGGTGTTTCAGCCACGTTGCTCGATCCTCCTCGAAGGCCTTCCTCTGCAAGTTAAACCAGATACAAgtcatttcacaaacacacacaaatcacgcTTGTTAAATGTGTGATTAAGTTTAAaaagtgtgtaggatttagtggcatctagtggtgcagactgcaaccaactgaatactgATGGAGAACCTACAGTGGCCATAAAACTTGTAAAAGGGCATCTGGTTCACTCACAGCTAAATGTCCTATATTCCCTAAATTCtatttcatgcacatttttggaaaatactTTTATTTCACCTCATGGCTAAGCCTTATAGCTGCTTCAGTGAagt
The Chaetodon auriga isolate fChaAug3 chromosome 3, fChaAug3.hap1, whole genome shotgun sequence DNA segment above includes these coding regions:
- the LOC143318012 gene encoding vitellogenin-like isoform X1 encodes the protein MRVVVFALTLALVVSAGQHHSFAPEFAAGKTYVYKYEAWLLGGLPEEGLAKAGLKVSSKVLISAAAQNYYMLKLVEPEIYEYSGVWPQDPVIPATKLTSALAAQLMTPIKFEYANGVVGKMFAPEGISTMVLNVYRGILNVLQLNIKKTQNVYELQEAGAQGVCKTLYAITEDEKAERILLTKTRDLNHCQEKIMKDMGLAYTQKCAKCQQDSKNLRGTTAYKYILKPVAGGILILEAAVNELIRFSPFTEMNGAAQMQTKQSLVFLEIQRAPVVPIEAQYLHRGSLKYEFSTELLQTPIQLIKINNVQAQIAEILNYLVAHNMERVHEDAPLKFLELIQVLRAARFEDLEMLWSQYRTKPAYRQWILDAIPAIGTSAALRFIKEKFLVDDITVAETAQALIASIHMVTANTEVIKLVEALAVNSKIVENPVLREIVLLGYGTMISKYCAEMAVCPAELIKPIQDLLAEAVAKDETQDIILLLKVLGNAGHPSSLKPITKILPIHGTAAASLPMRVHADAIMALRNIAKKEPRMIQELALQVYMDKALHPELRMLACIVLFETRPAIGLVTTLANIVKTEENLQVASFTYSHMKSLTRSTAAIHASVAAACNVAIKILNPRLNRLSLRFSKAIHMDIYNNPLMLGAAASTFYINDVATILPRSVVATTSAYFAGAAADVLEVGVRTEGLQEALLKNPAFIDNADRITKMKRILKALSEWRAHPSSQPLASVYVKFFGQEIAFANIDKAMIDQAIAFATGPSLQTLGKNAVRDLLSGASFHLTKPLLATEVRRILPTAAGLPMELSLYTAAVTAATVQFKATTTPALPENFHLSHLLKTDIQLETEIRPSIAVNTFAVMGVNTAILQAALLSRAKLNSIVPAKIAARLDIAEGHFKIKVLPVSVPEHVAAVHVETFAVARNIEDLSAAKITPLIPAKVFEPISREILTSKFASSVAASLSKSSEIIHQDVAAAKPAIVKPKAAQFEKKYCAKATAIGLKGCFKIATENAAFIRDIALYKLAGRHSVVLSLKPIEGEVIERLEMEVQVGPKAAEKLIKQINLSEEEIVEGRPVLMKLKKILAPRLKNATSSSSSSSGSSSYHSSSRSSSSSSSRFNSKAIDAAVPTIRLHSRSSSSSSISSSSSSRSVSRSSRSSSASSLASLFSASSSSSRSSARFTKKVIYPHKFQKNHKQQAVTSQATSAVLSRSRSSASSFEAIRRQNKFLGNEVAPTFAIIFRAVRADKKVLGYQLAFYLDRPTARVQIILAALAADNNWKFCADGALLSKHKVTARIGWGAECKQYDTTVTAETGLVGPSPAARLRVAWNELPSAFKHYAKKVCDNIPAYMLAGWIQGKDENSVKQLSLTVVATSDRTLDLIWKTPTRTVYKLALHLPIALPLDEIKGLTPFDGLADNTHYLFAKAGTAECSFLRDTLTTFNSRRYKNEMPVSCYQVLAQDCTSELKFMVLLKKDHVEQNHINVKIADIDIDLYPKNSDVIVKVNGMEIPISNLPYQHPTAKIQIRPKGEGISVYAPTHGLHEVYFDRNSWMIKVVDWMKGQTCGLCGKADGEVRQEYVTPNGRLTKNAASFAHSWVLPAESCRDTTECRMKLESVQLEKQVDIHGQESKCYSVEPVLRCLPGCFPVKTTTVTVGFHCLPTDSALNRPESLSNIYNNSVDLRDTAEAHLACSCTAQCA
- the LOC143318012 gene encoding vitellogenin-like isoform X2 — translated: MRVVVFALTLALVAGQHHSFAPEFAAGKTYVYKYEAWLLGGLPEEGLAKAGLKVSSKVLISAAAQNYYMLKLVEPEIYEYSGVWPQDPVIPATKLTSALAAQLMTPIKFEYANGVVGKMFAPEGISTMVLNVYRGILNVLQLNIKKTQNVYELQEAGAQGVCKTLYAITEDEKAERILLTKTRDLNHCQEKIMKDMGLAYTQKCAKCQQDSKNLRGTTAYKYILKPVAGGILILEAAVNELIRFSPFTEMNGAAQMQTKQSLVFLEIQRAPVVPIEAQYLHRGSLKYEFSTELLQTPIQLIKINNVQAQIAEILNYLVAHNMERVHEDAPLKFLELIQVLRAARFEDLEMLWSQYRTKPAYRQWILDAIPAIGTSAALRFIKEKFLVDDITVAETAQALIASIHMVTANTEVIKLVEALAVNSKIVENPVLREIVLLGYGTMISKYCAEMAVCPAELIKPIQDLLAEAVAKDETQDIILLLKVLGNAGHPSSLKPITKILPIHGTAAASLPMRVHADAIMALRNIAKKEPRMIQELALQVYMDKALHPELRMLACIVLFETRPAIGLVTTLANIVKTEENLQVASFTYSHMKSLTRSTAAIHASVAAACNVAIKILNPRLNRLSLRFSKAIHMDIYNNPLMLGAAASTFYINDVATILPRSVVATTSAYFAGAAADVLEVGVRTEGLQEALLKNPAFIDNADRITKMKRILKALSEWRAHPSSQPLASVYVKFFGQEIAFANIDKAMIDQAIAFATGPSLQTLGKNAVRDLLSGASFHLTKPLLATEVRRILPTAAGLPMELSLYTAAVTAATVQFKATTTPALPENFHLSHLLKTDIQLETEIRPSIAVNTFAVMGVNTAILQAALLSRAKLNSIVPAKIAARLDIAEGHFKIKVLPVSVPEHVAAVHVETFAVARNIEDLSAAKITPLIPAKVFEPISREILTSKFASSVAASLSKSSEIIHQDVAAAKPAIVKPKAAQFEKKYCAKATAIGLKGCFKIATENAAFIRDIALYKLAGRHSVVLSLKPIEGEVIERLEMEVQVGPKAAEKLIKQINLSEEEIVEGRPVLMKLKKILAPRLKNATSSSSSSSGSSSYHSSSRSSSSSSSRFNSKAIDAAVPTIRLHSRSSSSSSISSSSSSRSVSRSSRSSSASSLASLFSASSSSSRSSARFTKKVIYPHKFQKNHKQQAVTSQATSAVLSRSRSSASSFEAIRRQNKFLGNEVAPTFAIIFRAVRADKKVLGYQLAFYLDRPTARVQIILAALAADNNWKFCADGALLSKHKVTARIGWGAECKQYDTTVTAETGLVGPSPAARLRVAWNELPSAFKHYAKKVCDNIPAYMLAGWIQGKDENSVKQLSLTVVATSDRTLDLIWKTPTRTVYKLALHLPIALPLDEIKGLTPFDGLADNTHYLFAKAGTAECSFLRDTLTTFNSRRYKNEMPVSCYQVLAQDCTSELKFMVLLKKDHVEQNHINVKIADIDIDLYPKNSDVIVKVNGMEIPISNLPYQHPTAKIQIRPKGEGISVYAPTHGLHEVYFDRNSWMIKVVDWMKGQTCGLCGKADGEVRQEYVTPNGRLTKNAASFAHSWVLPAESCRDTTECRMKLESVQLEKQVDIHGQESKCYSVEPVLRCLPGCFPVKTTTVTVGFHCLPTDSALNRPESLSNIYNNSVDLRDTAEAHLACSCTAQCA